One Salvelinus namaycush isolate Seneca chromosome 29, SaNama_1.0, whole genome shotgun sequence genomic region harbors:
- the LOC120024293 gene encoding BTB/POZ domain-containing protein 9-like isoform X1, protein MSSNSHPLRPLASVSEIDHIHLLSEQLGALVPGEEYSDVTFIVEEKRFPAHRVILAARCHYFRALLYGGMKESQPQAEVTLEETRAEAFSMLLNYLYTGRASLSSAREEVLLDFLGLAHRYGLQPLEDSTSEFLRTILHTHNVCLVFDVASMYCLSALSAACCAYMDRRAPEVLASDGFLTLSKTALLTVLRRDSFAASEKEIFQALCHWSRQNGEGSATQEVMAAVRLPLMSLTEMLNVVRPSGLLNPDDLLDAIKTRSESRDMDLNYRGMLIPEENIATMKYGAQVVKGELKSALLDGDTQNYDLDHGFSRHPIEEDGRAGLQIKLGQASIINHIRILLWDRDSRSYSYYIEVSMDELDWVRVVDHSKYLCRSWQNLFFTPRVARYVRIVGTHNTVNKVFHLVAFECMFTHRSFTLEKGILVPNENVATIAACSSVIEGVSRSRNALLNGDTRNYDWDSGYTCHQLGSGAIVIQLAQPYTIGSLRLLLWDCDERSYSYYIEVSTNQQQWTKVVDRTKVPCRSWQTLKFDKQPASFIRIVGTNNTANEATIRFRQYREDRAGADQSRPVMMDRRGAVSTIKGPGQLAKEVFVDQELACKLCRLAVRWALLEARSGLTGACFGTEALANSSHSVAAS, encoded by the exons AGCTCTGCTGTATGGCGGGATGAAGGAGTCCCAGCCGCAGGCGGAGGTGACCCTGGAGGAGACGCGAGCCGAGGCCTTCTCCATGCTCCTCAACTACCTTTACACGGGCCGGGCTAGCCTCAGCTCAGCCCGCGAGGAGGTGCTGCTGGACTTCCTGGGTCTGGCCCACCGCTATGGCCTTCAGCCACTAGAGGACTCCACCTCAGAGTTCCTGCGCACCATCCTGCATACGCACAATGTGTGTTTGGTGTTTGACGTGGCCAGCATGTACTGTCTGAGTGCACTCAGTGCAGCGTGCTGCGCCTACATGGACCGTCGCGCCCCAGAGGTCCTGGCCTCAGACGGCTTCCTCACATTGTCCAAG acTGCTCTGCTGACCGTATTACGGAGGGACTCATTTGCAGCGAGCGAGAAGGAGATCTTCCAGGCGCTGTGTCATTGGAGCCGGCAGAACGGCGAGGGAAGCGCCACGCAGGAAGTGATGGCAGCTGTGCGGCTGCCGCTCATGAGCCTGACGGAGATGCTAAATGTGGTGCGTCCCTCGGGACTGCTCAACCCAGACGACCTGCTGGACGCCATCAAGACCCGCTCAGAGAGTCGCGACATGGACCTCAACTACCGCGGCATGCTCA TCCCAGAGGAGAACATTGCCACCATGAAGTACGGGGCCCAGGTGGTGAAGGGAGAGCTGAAGTCAGCGCTGCTGGACGGAGACACCCAGAACTACGACCTGGACCACGGCTTCTCCAGACACCCCATAGAGGAGGACGGCCGCGCTGGCCTTCAGATCAAACTGGGCCAGGCCTCTATCATCAACCACATCCGCATCCTGCTCTGGGACCGGGACAGCCG GTCTTACTCCTACTATATTGAAGTGTCCATGGATGAGCTGGATTGGGTGCGTGTTGTGGACCATTCCAAGTACCTGTGTCGCTCTTGGCAGAACCTCTTCTTTACACCACGTGTGGCCAG GTATGTGCGCATTGTGGGGACgcacaacactgtcaacaaggtcTTCCACCTGGTGGCTTTCGAGTGCATGTTCACACACCGCTCCTTCACTCTGGAAAAAGGTATTCTCG TCCCTAATGAGAATGTGGCTACCATCGCGGCCTGTTCCAGTGTCATCGAGGGGGTTAGTCGGAGCAGAAACGCTCTGCTCAACGGGGACACGCGCAACTATGACTGGGACTCGGGCTACACCTGTCACCAGCTGGGCTCTGGGGCCATTGTCATTCAACTGGCTCAACCCTACACTATTGGCTCCTTAAG ACTGCTACTGTGGGACTGTGATGAGCGATCCTACAGTTACTACATTGAGGTCTCCACCAATCAGCAGCAGTGGACAAAGGTGGTGGACCGCACCAAGGTGCCATGTCG ATCATGGCAGACACTCAAATTCGACAAGCAGCCTGCCTCTTTTATTCGCATCGTGGGAACTAACAACACTGCAAATGAG GCAACGATTCGGTTCAGACAGTACAGGGAGGACAGAGCAGGAGCGGACCAGAgcagaccagtcatgatggatcggcggggcgccgtgtcgacaataaagggtccaggccaattggcaaaagaggtatttgTAGACCAAGAATTAGCTTGTAAACTCTGTCGACTTGCCGTGAGATGGGCCTTGCTCGAGGCTAGGTCagggctaactggtgcttgctttgggacagaggcgttagccaacagtagccactcggttgcagctagttag
- the LOC120024293 gene encoding BTB/POZ domain-containing protein 9-like isoform X2, with protein MSSNSHPLRPLASVSEIDHIHLLSEQLGALVPGEEYSDVTFIVEEKRFPAHRVILAARCHYFRALLYGGMKESQPQAEVTLEETRAEAFSMLLNYLYTGRASLSSAREEVLLDFLGLAHRYGLQPLEDSTSEFLRTILHTHNVCLVFDVASMYCLSALSAACCAYMDRRAPEVLASDGFLTLSKTALLTVLRRDSFAASEKEIFQALCHWSRQNGEGSATQEVMAAVRLPLMSLTEMLNVVRPSGLLNPDDLLDAIKTRSESRDMDLNYRGMLIPEENIATMKYGAQVVKGELKSALLDGDTQNYDLDHGFSRHPIEEDGRAGLQIKLGQASIINHIRILLWDRDSRSYSYYIEVSMDELDWVRVVDHSKYLCRSWQNLFFTPRVARYVRIVGTHNTVNKVFHLVAFECMFTHRSFTLEKVPNENVATIAACSSVIEGVSRSRNALLNGDTRNYDWDSGYTCHQLGSGAIVIQLAQPYTIGSLRLLLWDCDERSYSYYIEVSTNQQQWTKVVDRTKVPCRSWQTLKFDKQPASFIRIVGTNNTANEATIRFRQYREDRAGADQSRPVMMDRRGAVSTIKGPGQLAKEVFVDQELACKLCRLAVRWALLEARSGLTGACFGTEALANSSHSVAAS; from the exons AGCTCTGCTGTATGGCGGGATGAAGGAGTCCCAGCCGCAGGCGGAGGTGACCCTGGAGGAGACGCGAGCCGAGGCCTTCTCCATGCTCCTCAACTACCTTTACACGGGCCGGGCTAGCCTCAGCTCAGCCCGCGAGGAGGTGCTGCTGGACTTCCTGGGTCTGGCCCACCGCTATGGCCTTCAGCCACTAGAGGACTCCACCTCAGAGTTCCTGCGCACCATCCTGCATACGCACAATGTGTGTTTGGTGTTTGACGTGGCCAGCATGTACTGTCTGAGTGCACTCAGTGCAGCGTGCTGCGCCTACATGGACCGTCGCGCCCCAGAGGTCCTGGCCTCAGACGGCTTCCTCACATTGTCCAAG acTGCTCTGCTGACCGTATTACGGAGGGACTCATTTGCAGCGAGCGAGAAGGAGATCTTCCAGGCGCTGTGTCATTGGAGCCGGCAGAACGGCGAGGGAAGCGCCACGCAGGAAGTGATGGCAGCTGTGCGGCTGCCGCTCATGAGCCTGACGGAGATGCTAAATGTGGTGCGTCCCTCGGGACTGCTCAACCCAGACGACCTGCTGGACGCCATCAAGACCCGCTCAGAGAGTCGCGACATGGACCTCAACTACCGCGGCATGCTCA TCCCAGAGGAGAACATTGCCACCATGAAGTACGGGGCCCAGGTGGTGAAGGGAGAGCTGAAGTCAGCGCTGCTGGACGGAGACACCCAGAACTACGACCTGGACCACGGCTTCTCCAGACACCCCATAGAGGAGGACGGCCGCGCTGGCCTTCAGATCAAACTGGGCCAGGCCTCTATCATCAACCACATCCGCATCCTGCTCTGGGACCGGGACAGCCG GTCTTACTCCTACTATATTGAAGTGTCCATGGATGAGCTGGATTGGGTGCGTGTTGTGGACCATTCCAAGTACCTGTGTCGCTCTTGGCAGAACCTCTTCTTTACACCACGTGTGGCCAG GTATGTGCGCATTGTGGGGACgcacaacactgtcaacaaggtcTTCCACCTGGTGGCTTTCGAGTGCATGTTCACACACCGCTCCTTCACTCTGGAAAAAG TCCCTAATGAGAATGTGGCTACCATCGCGGCCTGTTCCAGTGTCATCGAGGGGGTTAGTCGGAGCAGAAACGCTCTGCTCAACGGGGACACGCGCAACTATGACTGGGACTCGGGCTACACCTGTCACCAGCTGGGCTCTGGGGCCATTGTCATTCAACTGGCTCAACCCTACACTATTGGCTCCTTAAG ACTGCTACTGTGGGACTGTGATGAGCGATCCTACAGTTACTACATTGAGGTCTCCACCAATCAGCAGCAGTGGACAAAGGTGGTGGACCGCACCAAGGTGCCATGTCG ATCATGGCAGACACTCAAATTCGACAAGCAGCCTGCCTCTTTTATTCGCATCGTGGGAACTAACAACACTGCAAATGAG GCAACGATTCGGTTCAGACAGTACAGGGAGGACAGAGCAGGAGCGGACCAGAgcagaccagtcatgatggatcggcggggcgccgtgtcgacaataaagggtccaggccaattggcaaaagaggtatttgTAGACCAAGAATTAGCTTGTAAACTCTGTCGACTTGCCGTGAGATGGGCCTTGCTCGAGGCTAGGTCagggctaactggtgcttgctttgggacagaggcgttagccaacagtagccactcggttgcagctagttag